One part of the Sebastes fasciatus isolate fSebFas1 chromosome 8, fSebFas1.pri, whole genome shotgun sequence genome encodes these proteins:
- the ccdc120a gene encoding uncharacterized protein ccdc120a — translation MATGVNYWSSYEPTYKVSECVWGGEEESSSEEGGGGVTWETQAMEVKGQLISPDPFTCPDRKQRERMAELQERRRGLQALLGTRLAELRRICLQEAELTGAVPSDFPLEAGEKPPCVRRRGGTSRQGNRKCRAEEEDSQRSKPKKTLFSGALRKHSDSEHNTQTHTHHGKRTVHRGCHTDDTVRSESSSTSSTGLDNDDGVSQSRPPLVSAGSPVEVFNQNKTRRNSLHNRTDHPETLKAHKPLPPPPPSHHPPLPLHPPTPPPRSQDSSSSSGPSDPGPAGEGGARVNAARHSNSSDGLLDRIAPLEEDGGQQGGLWLNGLPGSRGTNTAGAFRSSETLTDGRTRARANNGVTEGGGAGRGRGGGYSEVLLDYVWGKQQQLQRQQSQPNNRQPITALLYNGYSSQQPLGAPPTYRSHLGDQRRVKVTRTKSCGPFLPVQQGQTDTHNPPLPAIQPDPHPNLLPPRPPQLPPAQDAQLEEATRSLHKALALEGLRDWYLRNTIGSANQNQANGKVNAGVNTKANGGVKGQAGGGRALQGRRRTHGGIQQSTYQTETSHNPPHHKKTLPHSATFHGHPLHGRSMDGSLYHDSFPPQKQEDLPSPGTLV, via the exons ATGGCCACAGGAGTGAACTACTGGAGCTCTTATGAACCCACTTACAAG gtgagtgagtgtgtgtggggcgGCGAGGAGGAGTCGAGcagtgaggagggaggaggcggggtcacaTGGGAAACACAAGCcatggaggtcaaaggtcaactcaTCTCACCTG accCTTTCACCTGTCCAGACAGGAAGCAGAGGGAGCGAATGGCAGAGCTGCAGGAGAGGAGGCGGGGCCTACAGGCGCTGCTGGGCACACGATTGGCTGAGCTGAGACGCATCTGTCTGCAGGAGGCG GAGCTGACCGGTGCTGTTCCCAGTGACTTCCCCTTGGAGGCGGGGGAGAAACCCCCCTGCGTCCGACGGAGAGGTGGGACGTCTCGccaaggaaacaggaagtgtcgAGCAGAG GAGGAAGACTCCCAGCGTTCAAAGCCGAAGAAAACTTTATTTAGCGGAGCTCTGAGGAAACACAGTGACTCTGAACACAatacacagacgcacacacaccacGGCAAGAGGACTGTACACAGAGGCTGCCACACAG ACGACACAGTGAGGTCAGAGAGCAGCTCGACATCATCAACAGGACTGGATAACG ATGATGGTGTGTCTCAGAGTCGTCCCccgctggtctctgctggttctCCAGTGGAGGTTTTCAACCAGAATAAAACCAGGAGGAACTCACTGCACAACAG gACGGACCATCCAGAAACTCTGAAGGCCCACAagcccctcccccctcctcctccctcccatcatccccccctccccctccatcCTCCCACTCCACCCCCTCGTTCTCaggactcctcctcctcctcaggccCGTCTGACCCAGGACCAGCGGGGGAGGGCGGGGCCAGGGTTAATGCAGCCCGTCACAGTAACAGCTCCGATGGCCTCCTGGACCGCATCGCCCCCCTGGAGGAGGACGGGGGGCAGCAGGGGGGATTGTGGCTAAATGGTCTGCCGGGTTCCAGAGGAACGAACACCGCCGGAGCATTCAGGAGCTCCGAGACGctgacggacggacggacgagGGCGAGGGCGAATAACGGCGTCACAGAGGGGGGAGGGGCGGggcgagggagaggaggggggtacAGCGAGGTCCTGCTGGACTACGTGTGGgggaaacagcagcagctgcagcgaCAGCAGTCCCAGCCCAACAAcaggcagccaatcacagcgctGCTCTACAACGGCTACTCCTCCCAGCAGCCCCTGGGAGCCCCGCCCACCTACCGCAGTCACCTGGGCGACCAGCGCCGAGTCAAAGTGACCCGCACCAAATCCTGTGGCCCCTTCCTCCCGGTGCAACAGGGCCAGACTGATACCCACaatcctcctctgcctgccatCCAGCCAGACCCCCACCCCAACCTGCTGCCCCCCCGACCGCCACAGCTGCCCCCCGCCCAGGACGCACAGCTGGAGGAGGCCACCAGGAGCCTCCACAAGGCCCTCGCCCTGGAGG GTCTGAGGGACTGGTACCTGAGGAACACGATAGGCTCCGCCAACCAAAACCAGGCCAACGGAAAGGTCAACGCAGGGGTCAACACTAAGGCGAAcggaggggtcaaaggtcaggccGGAGGGGGACGAGCTCTGCAAGGCAGACGGAGGACTCACGGCGGCATCCAGCAGTCAACCTATCAGACGGAGACAAGTCACAATCCGCCGCATCACAAAAAGACGCTGCCGCATTCAGCCACGTTCCACGGACACCCGCTGCACGGCAG gtctATGGACGGCTCTCTCTACCACGACTCCTTCCCTCCTCAGAAACAGGAAGACCTGCCGTCTCCTGGAACGCTGGTCTGA